Within the Corynebacterium tuberculostearicum genome, the region GCACATGGGGGTGCCATTCCGATGGATTGAACACGAAACGCGCGGATATAAGCACCAAGACCTTATATCCGCCCGATTTACCCAACCTGAGCAGCAAGATCACTGTAACTCAGACACACTTTCTGCTACTTAACCCTGGGCTGAGGTGGTGGGGTAAGGGTCAAAAGGGGATGCGGACGAAATCTTGGAGGATTTTCCGCATCCCCGCTTTGCTACTTAACTCCCTTTATTACGTGTCCGCAATCATCCAGTAAGGGAGCTACGCAGCTTCGCTCTTGGCGTCCCAGTTGTCAACGTAGTCAATGAACTTTAGGAGTAGATTGTCTCCTTGTTCATAGGCTTCCAGTGTGGTGTTCCGATTGACTAGGTAGACGTCTGGGTAGCTTGACTTCAGGGTTCTTTTCGCAACTTTGCCTGCCTTGGGGTTGCTACCCACTAGCTTCTTTTGGATGTAGTCGAGTGCTTGGCAGTTGTAGTAGCGTTGCCCGCGTAACTCGATGTCTTTTCCGGCCCAGATTTTTGGGACAAGAAGAATGGGATGACCGCCGGCGGTGGGCAGGTCTACTGTGCGACTGATCCACTGGTGAGTGGAAAAATCCCAGACTTCCATGGTGTGCTGTTCGAGACGATGGCCTTTCCGGGTGAACTGGGGATAGCGTCGGATCATCTCTTTTGTGTAGTCGATGAGGTGTCCACGGATGATTCCAGTGGTCATGTCCGACATTCTGTCGGCAGCAAAACCTTCGACGAATAGAGGCAGAGCTCCTAACCAATTAAATACCCCAACCGTCACTAGGGCTCGTAGATCTTGAGTGATAGCTTTGTCGATTTCCTCACGGAAGTGGGTATGCACTCCATGACCGTTGTATCCGGTTCGAGTCATCCCCAGTCGCGTTTCGCGTGGCTCATTAAGGTTGTCGAGCATATTGAGCCCGAGCTGCCTCTCGGAGAGAGAACTGCTGGTAAGACGCTGACACAACTGCGTAGAGAACTGCCGAATCGTACTATCTGCCGCTTGAGCAATTAAGTCACCGTTAGCTGCAGCACGTGCTATACGCTGCGGATCAAGGAATCGAGGGATGTCTTTGTCAACATCAATGTCAACAAACGGAATTGAGCTGGGGAGGCCAAAAAATGTGGTGAGACGCATGATGCGCTCCTTTCATTAAAAGTTGAAAGGAATTGCACCCCCAATACGCACAACATTGATGTTGTGCCGTTACACTGAATAGTGCTTCGCATAAGCAATTTCAGCCTTATTGAGGATGTCGCAATCCTTGTAGGCTTTAGGCCTTTCCTTGTTGGTAGCAGGGAAAGGCCTTCTTACTTCTTACTAGTCTTCGCTGTCCTCCTTATTCTTAGACCTGTTTCCACGAATGGGAACAGCTGACTTCAGATCTAACAGAAGCATGTCACCATCCTTTTCTGGGTTAAGACGTAGGCTCACACTGGTGTCAATGTTGTAGAACTCGGTAAAAGCAGTTAATGACACGATGACCTGTCCAGTGTTCAGATTCGCCTTCCGGAATGCGTAAGCATGTTTCTCTGTCGAGGGGCGAAGTGCGATGACTTTCTTGTCACTGTCGTAGAGAAGCTCGACGCTGTCGACAGAATCAATAAGGGCATGTGCGGAAGCGTTGAGGGAAAGAATCCCCTTTTTTTGCAGTGTGGCAGTAGGGGAATTCCCTAACGCCGACTTGCGCTTGTCAAATACTTCAAATGCCATTACCTCTCCTTGTTCAGTCGTAGACTTGTCAACGACAAAACAAGAATATCACAGACTCTTCATCGACTGAATTGCCCAACGTTTTTTCCATCGCTTTCAAAATACTCGTCGAAATTCTACACGGTAATCCGTATGCCCACGATCGCAGCGGATTAACATCTCAGCGGCTAACCTTGAAAGATTTAGCGGACCCTTCTCTAATTGTGCATTGAAACTTTCAGATACTCCAGACGACACTTTCACCCGCATGCCTTAAAGGTGCAACTTTGGGGCACTCCGTGTTTCCACGGTGAAGCAGAATAATCAGCGCCAGAAAGAACTACTCAATGCTTCCGGCAGGATTGACCGGTTCTTTGAAGATAAGATTTCCGACCGCACCAAGATTGCCCGCCCTGGGCTTGTCGACTGCATGGCGTATGTGCGCGACGGTGACGAACTCGTCGTGTCGTCGATTGATCGCCTCGCCCGATCTCTGACGGATCTGCGAGGTATTGTTGATGAACTTACCGGCAAGGGGGTGACTGTTACTTTTCTGCAGGAGAATCTTGTCTTTGCGAAAGACACCACGGATCCGCGCGCGGATTTAATGCTCGGCATTTTAGGTTCGTTTGCGGAGTTTGAGCGGGCCATTATCCGCGAGCGCTAGGCGGAGAGGATTGCTTTGGCGAAAAGGCAGGCAAGTACAAAGGTCGCAAGCCTGCTCTTAGTCCGCAGCAGGTAGCGGAGATTAAACAGCGCGCATTAGCAGGGAGTCGAAAGCAGCCTTGGCGCGGGAATTCGGGGTGACCCGTCCTACGGTGTATCGGGGGTTGAAAACGCCTAAAGCGGCCCAGCTGTGAAGGTAAATCAGCGCGCCCGTCAGTCCTGTCATATGTCTTGCCATATGACGGGACATATGCTTAGGAATATGGCATAGCGTATGTTCCGCCATATGTTAAAGCATATGTCCAGTAATGCGTAATCCTAACTGCTCTTTCGTGCGTCTAGCTAGGGTGTTGGACGGAGACATTGACAGACTTGAGTGCGGCTACGAGTGACTCTGTGTGCATTTTGCCTCGTGGACGGCTTTTATAAAGGCAGGGCTGAAATCATACTTCTAGGTCTCGTCAGGTGCGGCTGCTAACGTTAGTGCCGGTTCACAATCACACCCCGCTACTTGTGGTGGGGTGTGGGCGTGACTTCCTCGTCGGTGCGCGGTAGGGCCCGCGCGTGACGTGGGCTGTCCCGCGCGCCGTTTTCAGGCGAGCGGACAACCCTACGACGTAAAGGGAGGTAGACAATGGGTAAGCACTCATTGGATACACCCGGTCAAAATGTGCGTCTGGATCGGTGCGTCACTGGGGCTAGATTTTCCAGCTTCCAGGCCGGCTGATTGGGGTAGACGGTGTCAGCGAAGTCCTAATTGTCGGGCTAATCAGTACGGCCGACGCTGCGCTAGGAAACGCCGGCCAGGCAACAACTACTACGACACCGTCCCAACGTGTGCGACACTAGAGCCAATTCATTGAGCTAGTGCTGTTCAGCTTGTCAGCGCAGCGCAGCAGGCGATGAGCTGGGAAAATACTGCTGCACTGGTGACATCGGGGTCACTCTTGTTGGCGGAGAATCACCTGGTCTATAGCGCCGTCGGTCGAAGCCTCAGCTGTTCGATTCGTTGCATTTTGTATCTCCACCGCAGTGGCAGTGTGGTCGATTCTTTAGCATTGAACCACCACACCGCCGTCGACTACCACAGGTTGGCAACCGCACCGTGGATTTGGCGTCCCAAGGCCAGATATACGCCCGCAAAGCATATATTCTGCGATAAACTACAGGTCAGAACCTAAAAATCCCCGATCCCAGACACACTTTCTAATCCTTAGCCCCAACTTGTGGCCACGTTATGCCCCAAGAGGAGAGGGCGTAACGCATTAACGTGGCTGTTCCTTGGGGCCTATGCGGATGCTCAAGCCACTGC harbors:
- a CDS encoding recombinase family protein — protein: MKQNNQRQKELLNASGRIDRFFEDKISDRTKIARPGLVDCMAYVRDGDELVVSSIDRLARSLTDLRGIVDELTGKGVTVTFLQENLVFAKDTTDPRADLMLGILGSFAEFERAIIRER